One genomic window of [Clostridium] scindens ATCC 35704 includes the following:
- a CDS encoding flavin reductase family protein: MAFQEISIDSLEFNPFHKISKEWMLVTAGDEKKSNTMTASWGGLGIMWGKNIATVYIRPQRYTKEFVDANDLFTVSFLPDDQRKALNVCGSISGREVEDKWEMAGLHPFYVDGATAVREADLVLVCKKQYHQEMKPEFFDVPENDTKWYPDKDYHVMYMAEIVKVLKKER, translated from the coding sequence ATGGCATTTCAGGAGATATCAATTGACAGTCTGGAATTCAACCCGTTTCATAAAATATCAAAGGAATGGATGCTCGTGACTGCCGGAGATGAGAAAAAGAGTAATACAATGACGGCCAGCTGGGGCGGGCTTGGTATTATGTGGGGTAAGAATATTGCTACCGTATATATCCGCCCGCAGCGCTATACAAAGGAATTTGTAGATGCAAATGATCTGTTTACCGTATCATTCTTACCGGATGATCAGAGAAAAGCATTGAATGTATGCGGCTCCATATCAGGAAGAGAAGTAGAGGATAAATGGGAGATGGCTGGCCTTCATCCTTTTTATGTTGATGGGGCCACAGCCGTCCGGGAGGCCGATCTGGTATTGGTGTGCAAGAAGCAATACCACCAGGAAATGAAGCCGGAATTCTTTGATGTACCTGAGAACGATACGAAATGGTATCCGGACAAGGATTATCATGTTATGTATATGGCGGAGATCGTAAAAGTATTGAAAAAGGAAAGATGA
- a CDS encoding YccF domain-containing protein gives MGCLGNILWFIFGGCLSGLSWAFAGLLWCITIVGIPVGMQCFKFAALSFFPFGKEVTYGGGAGSFLLNIIWLIVSGFWLAVESAVIGAILCATIIGIPFGLQQFKLAKLALMPFGSTVY, from the coding sequence ATGGGATGTCTGGGAAATATTTTATGGTTTATCTTCGGCGGATGCTTAAGCGGCCTTAGCTGGGCATTTGCGGGCCTGCTGTGGTGCATCACCATCGTTGGCATTCCAGTGGGGATGCAGTGTTTTAAATTCGCCGCCTTAAGCTTCTTCCCCTTTGGGAAAGAGGTAACCTATGGCGGAGGCGCAGGCTCGTTCCTGCTAAACATAATCTGGCTGATCGTCTCCGGCTTCTGGCTGGCTGTGGAATCAGCTGTCATCGGGGCGATTCTGTGTGCCACGATCATCGGCATCCCCTTTGGTCTGCAGCAGTTTAAACTGGCCAAACTGGCTCTGATGCCTTTTGGCTCAACCGTATATTAA
- a CDS encoding MurR/RpiR family transcriptional regulator, with protein MEYYVKSVVPIIESNYDNFTTVEKNIADYFIQNYKKMDFSAKAVAERLFVSEASLSRFAKKCGYRGYREFVYQYEETFVEKQETITGNTRMVLNAYQELLNKTYSLVDEAQIARITKYLNEAERVFVCGKGSSGLTASEMEIRFMRIGVDIDSLQDSDLIRMQAVFQDKKSMVFGISISGEKEEVLYLLREAKKRGARTVLITAKNKDIFGEFCSEVVLLPSLKHLNHGNLISPQFPILVMLDIIYSYYVEQDKYEKEVLHDNTLRALEEGRTKRRDMFE; from the coding sequence ATGGAATACTATGTAAAATCCGTAGTACCGATTATAGAATCTAATTATGACAATTTTACGACCGTGGAAAAGAATATTGCCGACTACTTCATCCAGAACTACAAGAAGATGGACTTTTCGGCAAAGGCTGTGGCAGAAAGACTGTTCGTGTCTGAGGCATCTTTATCCAGATTTGCCAAGAAATGCGGATACCGAGGCTACCGGGAGTTCGTATATCAGTATGAGGAGACCTTTGTAGAGAAGCAAGAGACGATCACCGGAAATACCAGGATGGTCCTGAATGCTTACCAGGAACTGCTGAATAAGACATACAGCCTGGTGGATGAAGCGCAGATTGCAAGGATCACGAAGTATCTGAATGAGGCGGAAAGAGTCTTCGTATGCGGAAAGGGAAGTTCCGGCCTGACAGCAAGCGAGATGGAGATCCGCTTTATGAGAATCGGCGTGGATATCGATTCGCTTCAGGACAGCGACCTGATCCGGATGCAGGCGGTATTCCAGGATAAGAAAAGCATGGTGTTCGGCATCAGCATCAGCGGTGAGAAAGAAGAAGTGCTGTATCTGCTGCGGGAAGCAAAAAAAAGAGGCGCAAGGACGGTGCTGATTACAGCGAAGAATAAGGATATCTTCGGCGAATTCTGCAGCGAGGTCGTACTATTGCCCTCGCTTAAGCACTTAAACCATGGAAATCTGATCTCGCCCCAGTTTCCGATCCTGGTGATGCTGGATATTATATATTCTTATTACGTGGAGCAGGATAAGTATGAGAAAGAAGTCCTTCATGACAATACATTGCGGGCACTCGAGGAAGGCAGGACAAAGCGCCGGGATATGTTTGAATAG
- a CDS encoding ROK family protein yields the protein MKKYVSIDIGGTEIKYGLIDEEGQILTRSKMKTEAYKGGPSILEKAVRIVEAYQASEEISGICISTAGMVDTEKGEIFYAAPLIPQYAGTEFKDTMIQKFSLPCEVENDVNCAGLAEYMSGASKGTKASLMLTVGTGIGGCIIIDGKVYHGYSSSACEIGYMLMDGSDFQTLGAASILSKKVAAWKNEPEEQWDGYRIFEAAKKGDEQCCRAIDEMADVLGKGIANICYVLNPEVVVLGGGIMAQEEYLAKKIRGAVDKYLVASIASRTRIAFARHRNDAGMLGAFYHFKSLHAR from the coding sequence ATGAAGAAATATGTAAGCATTGACATTGGGGGAACAGAGATCAAGTATGGACTCATCGATGAGGAGGGGCAGATTCTGACCCGGTCTAAGATGAAGACGGAGGCCTACAAAGGAGGGCCATCCATACTGGAAAAAGCGGTAAGAATCGTGGAGGCATACCAGGCGTCTGAAGAAATCAGCGGAATATGTATTTCAACGGCAGGTATGGTAGATACTGAAAAAGGAGAGATCTTCTATGCGGCGCCGCTGATTCCCCAATATGCGGGGACAGAATTTAAGGATACGATGATTCAGAAGTTCAGCCTGCCGTGCGAGGTTGAAAATGATGTGAACTGCGCAGGGCTTGCGGAATATATGTCTGGCGCGTCAAAAGGCACGAAGGCCTCGCTTATGCTGACCGTGGGTACAGGAATCGGCGGATGCATCATCATAGACGGGAAAGTCTACCATGGCTACAGCAGCAGCGCCTGCGAGATTGGGTACATGCTCATGGACGGCAGCGATTTTCAGACGCTTGGCGCAGCAAGCATCCTGTCAAAGAAGGTGGCTGCATGGAAGAATGAGCCCGAAGAACAGTGGGATGGATACCGGATATTCGAGGCGGCAAAAAAGGGCGATGAACAATGCTGCCGTGCGATTGATGAGATGGCGGACGTGCTGGGCAAAGGGATTGCGAATATCTGCTATGTGCTGAACCCGGAAGTGGTGGTACTGGGCGGAGGAATTATGGCTCAGGAGGAGTACCTGGCAAAGAAGATTCGCGGCGCGGTGGACAAGTATCTGGTGGCAAGCATTGCGTCCCGCACGAGAATCGCATTTGCCAGGCATAGGAATGACGCGGGTATGCTCGGAGCATTCTATCATTTTAAAAGTCTTCATGCCAGGTAA
- the nagA gene encoding N-acetylglucosamine-6-phosphate deacetylase → MIIKNVKVFTEDKTFIDGQIAIQDGVFAAGWQETDEVIDGEGCYAIPGLIDIHFHGCKGYDFCDGTKEAIEEIARYEASIGVTAIAPATMTLTVEELERILSVAASYKKENREGADLVGINMEGPFISKVKKGAQDERHIIQCNEEICQRFLDASEGLVKFVGIAPEDNADAVRFIKQMKDKVRISLAHTNADYDTAMAAFDAGASHAVHLYNAMPAFTHRAPGVVGAVSDSGHVMAELICDGVHIHPSVVRATFKMMGEDRMILISDSMRATGMPDGQYTLGGLDVNVVGNRATLVSDGALAGSATNLLDCMRTAVKKMGLPLETAVACATMNPARSLGEYDKYGSIAPGKKGNVVLLDQELNLKAVIKDGKRIS, encoded by the coding sequence ATGATTATAAAAAATGTAAAAGTATTTACAGAAGACAAGACATTTATAGATGGACAGATCGCCATCCAGGACGGCGTGTTTGCAGCAGGCTGGCAGGAAACGGATGAAGTGATTGACGGGGAAGGATGCTATGCGATTCCAGGACTGATCGACATCCATTTCCACGGATGCAAAGGATATGATTTCTGCGATGGGACAAAAGAGGCCATTGAAGAGATTGCCAGATACGAGGCTTCTATCGGCGTAACCGCCATTGCACCGGCAACCATGACTCTTACGGTGGAGGAACTGGAACGAATCTTGTCTGTCGCCGCATCTTATAAAAAAGAGAACAGAGAAGGCGCGGATTTGGTAGGCATCAACATGGAGGGGCCTTTTATCAGCAAGGTTAAGAAAGGCGCACAGGATGAGAGGCATATAATTCAGTGCAATGAAGAGATCTGCCAGAGATTTTTGGATGCCTCCGAAGGCCTGGTCAAATTTGTTGGAATCGCGCCGGAAGATAATGCCGATGCTGTCAGATTTATAAAACAGATGAAAGACAAGGTGCGCATTTCCCTGGCGCATACCAATGCAGATTATGATACGGCGATGGCAGCCTTTGATGCTGGAGCGAGCCATGCAGTCCATCTGTATAATGCTATGCCAGCGTTTACACATAGGGCGCCGGGAGTCGTAGGCGCCGTGTCAGACAGCGGCCATGTGATGGCGGAACTGATCTGCGATGGCGTGCACATTCATCCATCGGTGGTTCGGGCAACCTTTAAGATGATGGGAGAAGATCGAATGATTCTCATCAGCGACAGCATGCGGGCGACCGGAATGCCAGATGGGCAGTATACGCTGGGCGGCCTGGATGTAAACGTGGTAGGCAACCGGGCAACTTTGGTATCTGATGGAGCCCTGGCAGGCTCGGCTACCAATCTGCTGGACTGCATGAGGACGGCAGTTAAGAAGATGGGATTGCCTCTGGAGACGGCAGTCGCATGTGCCACCATGAATCCAGCCAGAAGCCTGGGAGAGTATGACAAGTATGGCTCTATCGCTCCTGGTAAAAAGGGAAACGTAGTGCTGCTTGATCAGGAACTGAATCTGAAAGCCGTAATTAAGGATGGAAAGAGGATATCATAG
- a CDS encoding alpha-amylase family glycosyl hydrolase: MWAYNSVFYQIYPIGFCGAPTQNDGECVPRIRKLLDWSGYLQELGVDSILLNPIFESDSHGYDTRDFKKIDCRLGTNDDFASVCKDLHAHGVKIVLDGVFNHVGRGFWAFKDVQEKKWDSPYKDWFHINFDGNSNYNDGFWYEGWEGHFELVKLNLQNPAVADYLLECVKYWVDTFDIDGLRLDVAYSLDHGFMQRLRSYVEELKDGFVLIGEVLFGDYNLIVNERMLHSCTNYECYKGIYSSFNSMNLFEIAHSLHRQFGPDPWCIYRGKHLVTFVDNHDVTRLASILTNDKHIPLAYGLLFGMPGIPCLYYGSEWGQPGEKAPDNDYALRPCFEEPMPNELTEYIKQLIRIRQNSDALCNGSYKNIIIQNHQLVFERCSDTERIIVAINAADTPYTACHQDLNGNAKELVAKLEVRLNGQIDLPPYSVQYIKFE, from the coding sequence ATGTGGGCTTATAACAGCGTATTTTATCAAATATATCCAATAGGATTCTGCGGAGCGCCTACGCAGAATGACGGGGAATGCGTTCCCCGCATCCGCAAGCTGCTAGACTGGTCAGGATATCTTCAGGAACTGGGCGTGGACTCGATCTTGCTGAATCCAATCTTTGAATCCGACAGCCACGGGTATGATACCCGGGATTTTAAGAAAATCGACTGCCGACTTGGCACAAATGATGATTTTGCCAGTGTATGCAAAGACTTACACGCACATGGAGTAAAAATCGTCCTGGACGGCGTATTCAACCATGTAGGCCGCGGATTCTGGGCATTTAAGGACGTACAGGAAAAGAAGTGGGATTCCCCGTATAAAGACTGGTTCCATATCAATTTTGACGGCAACAGCAATTATAATGATGGGTTCTGGTATGAAGGCTGGGAAGGACATTTTGAATTGGTAAAACTGAACCTTCAGAATCCGGCCGTCGCAGACTATCTCCTGGAATGTGTCAAATACTGGGTGGATACGTTTGACATCGACGGGCTGCGCCTGGACGTGGCCTATAGCCTGGATCACGGCTTTATGCAAAGGCTGCGCTCCTATGTGGAGGAATTAAAGGATGGGTTCGTATTGATCGGCGAAGTATTATTTGGAGACTATAATCTGATCGTAAATGAACGGATGCTTCACAGCTGCACAAACTATGAGTGTTACAAGGGGATTTATTCCAGTTTTAACTCTATGAATCTTTTTGAGATCGCCCATTCCCTGCACCGGCAGTTTGGCCCTGATCCCTGGTGCATTTACCGGGGCAAGCATTTGGTAACTTTCGTAGATAACCATGATGTAACCCGGCTTGCCAGCATACTGACCAACGATAAGCATATCCCACTCGCCTATGGCCTGCTGTTTGGGATGCCAGGCATCCCATGCCTCTATTACGGCAGCGAATGGGGGCAGCCCGGGGAAAAGGCGCCGGACAATGACTATGCCTTGCGTCCCTGCTTTGAAGAACCTATGCCGAATGAGCTTACCGAGTATATAAAGCAATTAATCCGCATCCGCCAGAACAGCGATGCCCTCTGCAATGGCTCATATAAGAATATCATTATACAGAACCACCAGCTGGTATTCGAACGCTGCTCTGATACGGAGCGGATCATCGTTGCTATCAATGCGGCAGATACTCCTTATACAGCCTGCCATCAGGATCTGAACGGTAATGCCAAGGAACTTGTGGCCAAATTGGAGGTAAGGCTAAATGGCCAGATCGATCTGCCGCCTTATAGTGTACAGTATATCAAATTTGAATAA
- a CDS encoding sigma-70 family RNA polymerase sigma factor, producing the protein MKITETNFIEQLKEHNEKALSYMIQQYGGLLSSVVNRHLRLLKEYREECLNDVFLGIWKNIGYYDEKKSSFANWAAGIARYKAVDYLRKYYKNASYENIDDLDIPQNDKGLEEIVEREISDELEQMLGCLGEQDKEIFLKLYMEEKDMEQVSQETGLSKNVIYNRISRGRRKIQKEYPGEKEA; encoded by the coding sequence ATGAAGATAACAGAGACTAATTTTATAGAACAATTAAAAGAGCATAATGAAAAGGCGCTCTCTTACATGATACAACAGTATGGAGGCCTGCTTTCTTCCGTGGTCAACAGACATCTGCGCCTGTTGAAAGAGTATCGGGAAGAGTGCCTGAATGACGTATTTTTAGGCATTTGGAAGAATATTGGATACTACGATGAGAAAAAGAGTAGTTTTGCCAATTGGGCTGCCGGCATTGCCAGATATAAAGCGGTTGACTATCTCAGAAAGTATTATAAGAATGCCAGTTATGAGAATATCGACGATCTGGACATTCCACAAAATGATAAAGGATTGGAAGAGATCGTGGAGCGTGAAATATCCGATGAATTGGAACAGATGCTAGGCTGTCTGGGAGAACAGGACAAGGAGATATTCCTGAAGTTATACATGGAAGAAAAGGATATGGAGCAGGTGAGCCAGGAGACAGGGCTATCAAAAAATGTAATCTATAACAGGATATCCAGAGGCAGGAGGAAGATACAGAAAGAATATCCCGGAGAGAAGGAGGCATAA
- the tyrS gene encoding tyrosine--tRNA ligase: MGIYEELQARGLIAQVTDEDEIKELVNTGKATFYIGFDPTADSLHVGHFMALCLMKRLQEAGNKPIALIGGGTGYIGDPSGRSDMRSMMTPETIQHNCDCFKKQMSRFIDFSEGKALMVNNADWLLDLNYIDLLREIGPHFSVNRMLTAECYKQRMEKGLSFLEFNYMIMQSYDFYMLFQKYGCNLQFGGDDQWSNMLGGTELIRRKLGKNACAMTITLLLNSEGKKMGKTQSGAVWLDPNKTSPFEFYQYWRNVADADVLKCIRMLTFLPLEEIDKMDSWEGAQLNAAKEILAFELTKLVHGEEEAQKSQEAARTLFSQGAAADMPTTELNEEDLTDGNIDILSMLVKSGLVPSKSEARRAVQQGGVAVDGEKVEDIHATFAGEDMAGEGIVLKKGKKNFRKIVMK, from the coding sequence ATGGGGATTTATGAAGAATTGCAGGCCAGAGGCTTAATCGCCCAGGTGACGGATGAAGATGAGATCAAAGAACTGGTAAACACAGGAAAGGCGACTTTCTACATTGGGTTCGATCCCACTGCGGACAGCCTGCATGTAGGACATTTTATGGCGCTGTGTCTGATGAAGCGTCTGCAGGAGGCGGGAAATAAGCCGATCGCATTGATCGGAGGAGGTACCGGCTACATTGGAGATCCATCCGGGAGATCGGATATGCGTTCCATGATGACGCCGGAAACCATCCAGCACAACTGCGACTGCTTTAAGAAGCAGATGAGCCGGTTCATCGACTTTTCCGAAGGAAAAGCTCTGATGGTCAATAATGCCGACTGGCTGCTGGACTTAAACTATATTGATCTGTTAAGAGAGATCGGCCCGCATTTCTCTGTTAACCGCATGCTCACGGCAGAGTGCTATAAGCAGAGAATGGAGAAGGGTTTGAGCTTCCTTGAATTCAATTACATGATTATGCAAAGTTACGACTTCTACATGCTGTTCCAGAAATACGGCTGTAACCTGCAGTTTGGCGGCGACGACCAGTGGAGCAACATGCTGGGTGGAACCGAGTTGATCCGCCGCAAGCTCGGAAAGAATGCCTGCGCGATGACGATTACGCTGCTTTTGAATTCCGAAGGGAAGAAGATGGGCAAGACCCAGAGCGGAGCCGTGTGGCTGGATCCGAACAAGACCTCTCCGTTTGAGTTCTACCAGTACTGGAGGAACGTGGCAGATGCGGACGTCCTGAAATGTATCCGTATGCTGACATTCCTTCCATTAGAAGAGATAGACAAGATGGATTCCTGGGAGGGCGCCCAGTTAAATGCGGCAAAGGAAATTCTTGCCTTCGAACTTACGAAACTGGTTCATGGAGAGGAAGAAGCCCAGAAGTCGCAGGAAGCGGCAAGAACCTTGTTTAGCCAAGGGGCGGCAGCAGACATGCCTACCACTGAACTGAACGAAGAAGACCTGACAGATGGCAATATTGACATTCTGTCCATGCTGGTAAAGAGCGGCCTGGTTCCGTCAAAATCCGAAGCGCGCCGTGCCGTACAGCAGGGAGGCGTAGCAGTGGATGGCGAGAAAGTGGAAGACATCCATGCCACGTTTGCAGGAGAAGACATGGCAGGAGAGGGAATTGTCCTAAAGAAGGGGAAGAAGAACTTCCGGAAGATCGTGATGAAGTAA
- a CDS encoding zinc ribbon domain-containing protein: MEKQQYVCPKCGNNHYESDQFQATGGNFAKVFDVQNKKFVTISCTRCGYTELYKRANSEGWDIFDFLMG, from the coding sequence ATGGAAAAACAACAATACGTATGTCCCAAGTGCGGAAACAACCACTATGAAAGCGACCAGTTTCAGGCTACAGGAGGCAATTTTGCCAAGGTATTCGATGTCCAGAACAAGAAGTTCGTGACCATCTCATGCACCCGCTGCGGCTACACTGAGCTTTACAAGCGTGCCAATTCCGAAGGATGGGATATCTTTGACTTCCTAATGGGCTAA
- a CDS encoding DUF4179 domain-containing protein, with protein MKNIYELMNEIKTDTENYPQEVLSEFEAKKWNKKLSKELKRPRRKKYASIAACVVICMALLAAGPFREQVKAAMNSTIDSLNEWLAMDITDRDVSPYTNVINTSVKDDKIDVKVEAVVVDDRELLISTIQDFSKRKDIKKHMKQLDGDVERLGVWGLEFDSFDEIRKELKERPEEDPIYNEIPFLGTIVTLDGEQIKGTQIIKPKDYEKGKMRVIYRYDIDRKEAFDLSKELEMKIEFQDVNRISDGKWEFAFKADGRELAANTMTVDLDQKVAMPDGSEIRLTSYKQNELGTYIYYEGKTPKDNITQFRGTNDRNETVWFIDYGNGRFQLDLWNEMRTQDIESLTLSVYSAEITSKGQSVKESSYKPYGEPFTISVK; from the coding sequence ATGAAGAATATATATGAATTGATGAATGAGATCAAGACGGATACAGAAAATTATCCGCAAGAAGTGTTATCTGAATTCGAGGCGAAAAAATGGAACAAGAAATTGTCGAAGGAACTGAAGCGGCCAAGAAGGAAAAAGTATGCATCCATCGCAGCATGCGTAGTTATCTGTATGGCACTGCTGGCGGCAGGGCCGTTCAGGGAACAGGTAAAAGCGGCCATGAATTCAACCATAGATTCCTTGAACGAATGGCTGGCTATGGATATTACAGATAGGGATGTTTCGCCTTATACGAACGTAATCAATACAAGCGTAAAAGATGACAAAATTGATGTGAAGGTTGAAGCCGTGGTCGTAGATGATCGGGAACTTCTGATATCTACAATTCAGGATTTCTCTAAGAGAAAAGACATAAAAAAACATATGAAGCAGCTGGATGGCGATGTGGAACGGCTGGGAGTATGGGGACTGGAATTTGACTCCTTTGATGAGATAAGAAAAGAATTAAAAGAAAGACCGGAGGAGGATCCGATTTATAACGAGATTCCGTTTCTTGGTACTATAGTCACTCTCGATGGGGAGCAGATAAAAGGAACGCAGATAATTAAGCCAAAGGATTATGAAAAGGGGAAGATGCGCGTCATATACAGGTATGATATTGACAGAAAAGAAGCATTTGACCTGTCAAAAGAACTGGAGATGAAGATTGAATTCCAGGATGTGAATCGTATCAGCGATGGAAAATGGGAATTTGCATTCAAGGCTGATGGCAGAGAACTGGCGGCCAATACGATGACGGTGGATCTGGACCAGAAGGTAGCGATGCCCGATGGAAGCGAGATCCGGCTGACTTCTTACAAACAGAATGAACTGGGAACCTATATTTACTATGAAGGCAAGACGCCGAAGGATAATATCACGCAGTTCAGAGGAACCAATGACAGAAATGAAACGGTGTGGTTTATTGATTATGGAAATGGAAGGTTCCAGCTGGATCTATGGAATGAGATGAGGACACAGGATATTGAGAGCCTGACTTTATCCGTATATAGTGCAGAGATAACTTCGAAAGGCCAGAGCGTCAAAGAAAGCAGTTACAAGCCATACGGAGAGCCATTCACGATTTCCGTAAAGTAG
- a CDS encoding DUF5714 domain-containing protein, with the protein MIARGEGACLVCGKPIVYYEKAREMECVMCHKRFESHASCEDGHYICDACHAKKGIQVIMEGCAKSTSRNPIAIMQELMMNPYIYMHGPEHHVMVGAALLTAYRNSGGKIELDAALQEMKARGSEYPGGACGLWGCCGAAVSTGMFMSIITKATPLTGRSWKLSNLMTSRALKSIAELGGPRCCKRDSFTSAIAAVELVKEELGVEMELPEKITCDFSNENEQCLKKHCPYHRLSC; encoded by the coding sequence ATGATTGCAAGAGGAGAAGGGGCCTGCCTGGTATGCGGCAAGCCGATCGTATATTATGAAAAGGCGCGGGAAATGGAGTGCGTAATGTGCCATAAAAGGTTTGAAAGTCATGCCAGCTGTGAGGATGGGCATTACATATGCGATGCCTGCCATGCCAAGAAGGGAATCCAGGTGATTATGGAAGGATGCGCCAAGAGCACATCCAGAAATCCCATAGCCATTATGCAGGAATTGATGATGAACCCCTATATATACATGCATGGGCCGGAGCATCACGTGATGGTGGGAGCAGCCCTTCTTACGGCATACCGTAACAGCGGGGGAAAGATCGAGCTGGATGCGGCGCTTCAGGAGATGAAGGCCAGGGGAAGCGAGTATCCCGGCGGAGCCTGCGGCCTGTGGGGATGCTGCGGAGCAGCGGTAAGCACGGGGATGTTCATGAGTATTATTACAAAGGCAACGCCGCTTACGGGACGATCATGGAAACTGTCAAATCTTATGACTTCCAGGGCGCTTAAGTCTATTGCGGAACTTGGAGGCCCAAGATGCTGCAAGAGGGATTCCTTTACCTCTGCCATAGCCGCGGTAGAACTGGTAAAAGAGGAATTGGGAGTAGAGATGGAACTTCCGGAAAAGATTACCTGCGATTTTTCAAATGAAAATGAGCAGTGCCTGAAGAAGCACTGCCCGTATCATAGATTATCATGTTAG
- a CDS encoding sialate O-acetylesterase: MDLVLLIGQSNAKGCGNPEESEAACRHAWEYLENFTGQALIPMGRTLQLSEGRGTIAPAFANRYYDIMGEDVCVIHYAVDGSRIKNWVHDKNHFLDAAMEKFRHAEAYVGMRAPIGRRFAIWIQGESDGKYGTDPIYYLERLKEIGWILKKECKIEETFVSRTGRWLPDEENLARCRRIGAAQEQACMEYDNLILVSKMASAFYEKGLLQDEVHYCMKALNMLGSEIAENIGIYYNEKRRPVLEETDDMERAREVLNILKKAEVSL; encoded by the coding sequence ATGGACTTAGTGCTTTTAATTGGACAAAGTAATGCAAAAGGATGCGGGAATCCGGAAGAGAGCGAGGCTGCCTGCAGACATGCATGGGAATACCTGGAGAACTTTACCGGCCAGGCCCTCATTCCTATGGGGAGGACGCTTCAGCTGTCTGAGGGAAGAGGAACCATCGCCCCGGCATTTGCTAACCGTTATTATGACATTATGGGCGAAGACGTATGCGTCATTCATTACGCGGTGGATGGCAGCAGGATTAAGAATTGGGTCCATGACAAGAATCATTTTCTTGACGCAGCCATGGAAAAGTTCCGGCATGCAGAAGCATATGTGGGAATGAGGGCGCCGATCGGGCGGAGATTCGCCATATGGATACAGGGAGAAAGCGATGGAAAGTACGGGACAGACCCCATCTATTATTTAGAACGCCTGAAAGAAATCGGATGGATACTGAAAAAGGAATGCAAGATAGAAGAGACCTTCGTAAGCCGGACAGGAAGATGGCTTCCGGATGAAGAGAACCTGGCCCGGTGCCGCCGCATTGGGGCGGCCCAGGAGCAGGCATGCATGGAATACGACAATCTGATTCTTGTGAGCAAGATGGCATCCGCATTTTATGAAAAAGGACTGCTGCAGGACGAGGTACATTACTGCATGAAGGCGCTGAATATGCTTGGCAGCGAGATTGCAGAAAATATAGGAATATACTATAATGAGAAAAGAAGGCCCGTGCTTGAAGAGACAGATGATATGGAGCGGGCCAGAGAGGTTCTGAATATACTTAAAAAAGCAGAGGTATCGTTATGA